In Lycium ferocissimum isolate CSIRO_LF1 chromosome 11, AGI_CSIRO_Lferr_CH_V1, whole genome shotgun sequence, a single genomic region encodes these proteins:
- the LOC132037863 gene encoding receptor-like protein kinase HSL1: MHLQIFLTLLLLPTLILSLNQESLYLHTIKHQFHDPDNVLSNWNIHNNNSHSPCNWFGIKCNPITHSVTSINLSNTNISGPFPSLLCRLKNINYISFYNNNINSTLPNQLSTCQSLVHLDLAQNLLVGTLPASLTELPNLKYLDLTGNNFTGEIPASFGNFQELEVLGLVDNLLTGTIPKEVGNISSLKQLNLSYNPFSPGRVAPEIGNLTNLEVLWLTDCNLIGEVPDTLRGLKKLVNLDLALNNLYGEIPSWITELTSVVQIELYGNSFSGEFSVNGWLNMKALRRVDLSMNRVTGLIPGELCELPLESLNLYENRLYGELPKGIANSRNLYELKLFNNSLNGSLPKDLGKFSPLVFVDVSNNEFSGEIPENLCGNEVLEEVLMIDNSFSGEIPMSLGQCRSLLRVRLARNKFSGDVPVEFWGLPRLSLLELRDNLFSGGIAKTIASASNLSALILSKNKFSGNIPEEIGFLENLVDFVGNDNKFSGPLPVSIVNLEQLGRMDLHNNELSGNFPSGVHSLKKLNELNLANNDFSGEIPREIGSLSVLNYLDLSGNKFSGKIPIELQNLKLNQLNLSNNGLSGGIPPSYAKKMFKNSFLGNPGLCGDIEGLCDERDGGKSTAGYVWLLRLILVLAVLVFVLGVVSFYWKYRNFKKAKRVDRSKWTLMSFHKLGFDEYEILEALDEDNIIGSGSSGKVYKVVLSNGEAAAVKKLSRSSKIVNESCDDIEKGNFHDDGFEAEVETLGKIRHKNIVKLWCCCSTRGCKLLVYEYMPNGSLGDLLHGNKSGLLDWPMRCKIAMDAAEGLSYLHHDCAPPIVHRDFKSNNILLDGEFGARVADFGVAKAIDDNANGTKSMSVIAGSCGYIAPEYAYTLRVNEKSDIYSFGVVILELVTGKLPVDPKYGEKDLVRWVCATLDQKGIDHVIDLKLDCSFKEEICKVLNIGLLCTSPLPINRPSMRKVVKMLQEVGAGNQLKTASTDGKLTPYYHEDALNEENVA; encoded by the exons ATGCATCTTCAAATCTTCCTCACACTTCTATTACTACCAACATTAATCCTCTCCTTAAACCAAGAATCCCTTTATTTACATACCATAAAACACCAATTCCACGACCCTGACAACGTTCTTTCAAACTggaacatccataacaacaactcaCACTCACCATGTAACTGGTTCGGCATAAAATGTAACCCCATAACTCATTCTGTTACATCAATTAACCTCTCAAACACAAATATATCTGGTCCATTTCCTTCTCTTTTATGCCGGTTAAAAAACATAAACTACATTTCATTctacaataacaacattaaCTCAACACTTCCCAATCAACTATCCACGTGTCAATCTCTCGTGCATCTTGATTTAGCTCAAAATCTATTAGTCGGTACACTTCCAGCTAGTTTAACTGAATTACCGAATTTGAAGTACCTTGATTTGACTGGAAATAACTTTACAGGTGAAATTCCAGCAAGTTTTGGTAATTTCCAGGAACTTGAAGTTCTTGGTTTAGTTGACAATTTGCTAACAGGGACAATCCCAAAGGAGGTTGGAAACATTTCGAGTTTAAAACAGTTAAACTTATCGTACAACCCGTTTTCACCGGGTCGGGTCGCACCGGAAATTGGCAACTTAACGAATCTTGAAGTGTTATGGTTAACTGACTGTAACTTAATTGGTGAGGTACCTGATACGTTAAGGGGATTAAAGAAGCTTGTTAACTTGGACCTTGCGTTAAACAACTTGTACGGTGAGATTCCTAGTTGGATAACTGAGTTAACTAGTGTTGTGCAAATTGAGTTGTATGGTAATTCGTTTTCTGGCGAGTTTTCGGTTAATGGGTGGTTGAATATGAAGGCGTTGAGGCGGGTCGACTTGTCGATGAACCGGGTCACCGGGTTGATACCGGGTGAGTTGTGTGAGTTGCCACTTGAGTCACTGAATTTATATGAGAATAGATTGTATGGTGAGTTACCTAAAGGCATTGCGAATTCGAGGAATTTATATGAGTTAAAGCTGTTTAATAATAGTTTAAATGGAAGTTTACCTAAAGATCTTGGTAAATTTTCACCATTGGTTTTTGTTGATGTTTCAAACAATGAGTTTTCCGGGGAAATTCCGGAGAATTTGTGTGGAAATGAGGTTTTGGAGGAGGTTTTGATGATAGATAACTCGTTTTCGGGTGAAATTCCGATGAGTTTGGGACAATGTCGGAGTTTATTACGTGTGAGATTAGCACGTAATAAGTTCTCCGGCGATGTTCCAGTGGAATTTTGGGGGCTGCCACGGCTTTCGTTGCTCGAGCTAAGGGACAATTTGTTTTCTGGTGGGATCGCGAAAACTATAGCTAGTGCATCGAATTTATCAGCTTTGATTTTGTCAAAGAACAAATTTTCGGGTAATATTCCTGAAGAGATTGGTTTTTTGGAAaatcttgttgattttgtggGAAATGATAACAAGTTTTCAGGGCCGTTACCGGTTAGTATAGTGAATCTTGAGCAATTGGGAAGGATGGATCTTCACAATAATGAATTAAGTGGTAATTTTCCAAGTGGGGTTCATtctttgaagaaattgaatgaaTTGAATTTAGCAAATAATGATTTTTCGGGAGAAATTCCCCGAGAAATTGGGAGCTTATCCGTTTTGAACTATCTTGATCTATCGGGAAACAAGTTTTCAGGGAAAATTCCGATTGAGTTGCAGAATTTGAAGCTCAATCAGCTGAATTTATCGAATAATGGGCTCTCGGGTGGAATTCCTCCCTCGTATGCAAAGAAAATGTTTAAGAATAGCTTTCTGGGGAATCCCGGTTTATGTGGAGATATTGAGGGTTTATGTGATGAAAGAGATGGAGGTAAAAGTACTGCTGGTTATGTATGGTTACTGAGATTGATTCTCGTACTTGCTGTTTTAGTGTTCGTACTCGGGGTGGTTTCGTTCTATTGGAAGTATAggaatttcaagaaagcaaaaaGGGTGGATAGATCGAAATGGACTTTGATGTCTTTTCATAAGTTGGGTTTTGATGAGTATGAAATACTGGAAGCACTAGATGAAGACAACATAATCGGGAGTGGTTCTTCCGGGAAGGTTTACAAGGTCGTTTTGAGTAATGGCGAGGCTGCTGCTGTGAAAAAACTTTCAAGAAGTTCGAAAATAGTAAACGAGAGTTGTGATGACATCGAGAAAGGTAACTTTCATGACGATGGATTTGAAGCGGAGGTTGAGACATTGGGCAAGATTCGACACAAGAATATTGTTAAGCTATGGTGTTGTTGTAGTACAAGGGGTTGCAAACTTTTGGTTTATGAGTACATGCCTAACGGAAGCTTGGGTGATTTGCTACACGGTAACAAAAGTGGGTTGTTGGATTGGCCTATGAGATGTAAGATAGCCATGGATGCTGCCGAGGGACTCTCATACTTGCATCATGATTGTGCTCCTCCGATTGTTCACAGAGACTTTAAGTCGAACAATATCTTGCTGGATGGGGAGTTTGGAGCTCGAGTTGCTGATTTTGGTGTGGCAAAGGCGATTGATGACAATGCCAATGGAACCAAGTCTATGTCAGTCATTGCAGGGTCTTGCGGTTATATTGCTCCAG AATATGCCTACACACTTAGGGTGAATGAGAAGAGTGATATTTACAGCTTTGGCGTGGTAATCCTCGAGTTAGTGACAGGGAAACTCCCTGTGGATCCCAAATATGGGGAAAAGGATTTGGTCAGGTGGGTTTGTGCTACTTTGGACCAGAAGGGTATAGATCATGTTATTGACCTGAAGCTGGATTGTTCTTTCAAGGAGGAGATATGCAAAGTTCTAAATATTGGCCTCCTCTGCACTAGCCCTCTCCCAATAAACCGACCCTCGATGAGAAAAGTCGTAAAAATGTTGCAAGAAGTTGGTGCTGGAAACCAGCTCAAGACAGCATCAACTGATGGCAAATTGACCCCATATTACCACGAAGACGCattaaatgaagaaaatgtaGCTTAA